Part of the Terrisporobacter glycolicus ATCC 14880 = DSM 1288 genome is shown below.
TATTATTTATAATGCTATCATAACATTTCTTAATTTCTTCAAGTCTATTTTTTTCAGAGATAATATATTCTTCGTAATCCTCATAACTTTCCCAATCATCAAAATTTGGTTCTTCATTTATTCCCTTTTCAATATTTTGTGTAATTTCTACTAATTTTTTCTTAGCCTTGTTTATTTGATTCATCTGTTTTAGTGAATAAAAATATATATTCAACCATACAGGTTCTTCAAACATTTCAATTTTGTCATATAGATCAACGCAGCGTTTATAATCACCCAAAATAAACATAAAGTCAGCCATATCGTCATCACAAATATCAAATTCCTCATAATCTATATTTAATAATATATGAGCTATTTTTCTTGCTTCCTCTATTTTTCTCATAAGTGCTAGCTCTCTACCCAAGGTAAATATAATCTTCCCGTCGATTAACATATCTTCAAAAGGATATGTATATATGGACTTTAATAATGAAATACCTTCTCTTTGATTATCATTTATTAAGTGACTAACTGCTTCACAATATTTATATTCTTTTCTTGGAGTTATCTCAAATGCCCTATGAAATAACTTACATGCTTTTTCATAATTTTTTCTTTCAAAATTTATTCTTCCAAATGCATAATATGTTTTTTCATAATTTGAATTACGACTTACAGCTTGAGAAAGTAAATCATATCCTCTATTTTCAATTTCTTCATCACATCCCTCTTCTATTAAAAAGTAGGCCATGCAAGTAGACCATAATGAAAAACTATTATCAGAGAAACTTTCTTTATTTTTAATATAACATTCTTCTAATATTTCAATTGATTTATTTGTACTTTCTCTATATTCACATATTAACATGGCAAGTAAACAATAGGCTTCTATAT
Proteins encoded:
- a CDS encoding tetratricopeptide repeat protein; translation: MELRKIIEELYSVRNLDFDESAIYYEKYRDILKEEISENSSNIEAYCLLAMLICEYRESTNKSIEILEECYIKNKESFSDNSFSLWSTCMAYFLIEEGCDEEIENRGYDLLSQAVSRNSNYEKTYYAFGRINFERKNYEKACKLFHRAFEITPRKEYKYCEAVSHLINDNQREGISLLKSIYTYPFEDMLIDGKIIFTLGRELALMRKIEEARKIAHILLNIDYEEFDICDDDMADFMFILGDYKRCVDLYDKIEMFEEPVWLNIYFYSLKQMNQINKAKKKLVEITQNIEKGINEEPNFDDWESYEDYEEYIISEKNRLEEIKKCYDSIINNNKEVKYKPDYYIYYECYYINCPRHLI